In a genomic window of Muntiacus reevesi chromosome 1, mMunRee1.1, whole genome shotgun sequence:
- the LOC136158286 gene encoding protocadherin alpha-10-like has product MLASGSGGPGAWRLLLSLLLLAAWETGSNHVHYSVSEEAKHGTFVGRIAQDLGLELAELVPRLFRVASKDRGDLLEVNLQNGILFVNSRIDREELCGRSAECSIHLEVIVDRPLQVFHVEVEVKDINDNPPVFPATHRNLFISEARALESHFSLEGASDADIGENALLTYRLTLNEYFSLEVPSNDEQVKPLELVLKKRLDREVASELLLVLKATDGGKPELTGTVKINITVLDANDNAPVFDKAVHRIKLLENARNGTLVIRLNASDLDEGSNGHILYSFATDVSTNTEASFRIDSNSGEIRVNGKIDFEETKLWKLQIEAVDKGNPPMFGHCTVLIEVLDINDNAPELLVTSLLLSIPEDAPLGTVITLISVTDRDIGSNAQVTCSLTPHVPFKLVSTFKNYYSLVLDSSLDREKVSEYALALIAKDGGSPALSTTASVSVEVADVNDNAPAFAQPEYTVFVKENNPPGCHIFTVSARDADAQENALVSYSLVERRVGERALSSYVSVHAESGKVYALQPLDHEELELLQFQVSARDAGVPPLGSNVTLQVFVLDENDNAPALLPPGPGGGPSAVSQVVSRSVDAGHVVAKVRAVDADSGYNAWLSYELQPAAGGARSPFRVGLYSGEISTTRALDEADAPRQRLLVLVKDHGEPALTATATVLLSLEDSGQAPKASSRALSGAAGAETALVDVNVYLIVAICAVSSLLVLTLLLYTALRCSAPPSEGACGPGKPRLVCSSAVGSWSYSQERRQRVCSGEGPPKTDLIAFSPSVPPGLNSGDIGDQQEFFEKSSDA; this is encoded by the exons ATGTTAGCTTCAGGATCTGGTGGCCCGGGAGCCTGGCGCCTCCTGCTCTCACTTCTGCTTCTCGCGGCCTGGGAAACTGGGAGCAATCATGTCCACTACTCGGTCTCCGAGGAGGCCAAACACGGCACCTTTGTGGGCCGCATCGCCCAGGACCTCGGGCTGGAGCTGGCGGAGCTGGTGCCCCGCCTGTTCCGGGTGGCATCCAAAGACCGCGGGGACCTTCTGGAGGTAAATCTGCAGAATGGTATTTTGTTTGTGAATTCTCGGATCGACCGGGAGGAGTTGTGCGGGCGGAGCGCGGAGTGCAGCATCCACCTGGAGGTGATCGTGGACCGGCCGCTGCAGGTGTTCCATGTGGAGGTGGAGGTGAAGGACATTAACGACAACCCGCCTGTGTTCCCAGcgacacacagaaatctctttatTTCCGAAGCTAGGGCTCTTGAGTCTCATTTTTCACTAGAGGGCGCCTCCGATGCAGATATCGGCGAGAACGCTCTGTTGACTTACAGACTGACCCTCAACGAGTATTTCTCTCTGGAAGTACCGAGCAACGATGAGCAGGTAAAACCGCTCGAACTAGTACTTAAAAAACGTTTAGACAGAGAAGTCGCTTCAGAGCTTCTCTTGGTGCTCAAAGCAACGGATGGGGGCAAACCTGAACTGACAGGCACTGTAAAGATAAACATCACAGTGCTGGATGCAAATGACAACGCCCCAGTTTTTGACAAAGCAGTTCACCGTATAAAATTActggaaaatgcaagaaatggCACACTGGTTATTAGACTTAACGCCTCAGATTTGGACGAGGGTTCAAACGGCCACATTCTTTATTCCTTTGCAACTGATGTTTCCACTAACACAGAAGCATCTTTTCGCATAGATTCAAACAGCGGAGAAATAAGAGTAAATGGAAAAATAGATTTCGAAGAAACTAAATTATGGAAACTTCAAATAGAAGCAGTTGACAAGGGAAATCCTCCAATGTTTGGTCACTGCACAGTCTTGATAGAAGTCTTGGACATCAATGATAATGCTCCGGAGTTACTAGTGACGTCACTGTTGCTTTCTATTCCAGAGGATGCTCCACTAGGGACCGTCATCACTCTAATCAGTGTAACTGACCGTGACATCGGTAGCAATGCCCAGGTGACCTGCTCACTAACACCCCACGTCCCCTTCAAACTGGTGTCCACCTTCAAAAATTACTATTCGCTAGTGCTGGACAGTTCCCTGGACAGAGAGAAAGTGTCAGAATATGCTCTAGCACTGATCGCGAAGGACGGGGGCTCGCCTGCCTTGTCCACCACTGCCAGCGTGTCCGTGGAGGTGGCCGACGTGAACGACAACGCGCCCGCGTTCGCGCAGCCCGAGTACACCGTGTTCGTGAAGGAGAACAACCCGCCCGGCTGCCACATCTTCACCGTGTCGGCGCGAGACGCGGACGCGCAGGAGAACGCGCTGGTGTCCTACTCGCTGGTGGAGCGGCGGGTGGGCGAGCGCGCGCTGTCGAGCTACGTGTCGGTGCACGCGGAGAGCGGCAAGGTGTACGCGCTGCAGCCGCTGGACCACGAGGAGCTGGAGCTGCTGCAGTTCCAGGTGAGCGCGCGCGACGCGGGCGTGCCGCCCCTGGGCAGCAACGTGACGCTGCAGGTGTTCGTGCTGGACGAGAACGACAACGCGCCTGCGCTGCTGCCGCCCGGGCCAGGCGGAGGACCCAGCGCCGTGAGCCAGGTGGTGTCGAGGTCGGTGGACGCGGGCCACGTGGTGGCGAAGGTGCGCGCGGTGGACGCGGACTCGGGCTACAACGCGTGGCTGTCGTACGAGCTGCAGCCGGCGGCGGGTGGCGCGCGCAGCCCGTTCCGCGTGGGGCTGTACAGCGGCGAGATCAGCACGACGCGCGCCCTGGACGAGGCGGACGCGCCGCGCCAGCGCCTGCTGGTGCTGGTGAAGGACCACGGCGAGCCGGCGCTGACGGCCACGGCCACCGTGCTGCTGTCGCTGGAGGACAGCGGCCAGGCGCCCAAGGCCTCTTCGCGGGCGTTGTCTGGTGCAGCTGGCGCAGAGACGGCGTTAGTGGATGTGAACGTGTACCTGATCGTCGCCATCTGCGCGGTGTCCAGCCTGTTGGTGCTCACGCTGCTGCTGTACACGGCGCTGCGGTGCTCGGCGCCGCCCAGCGAGGGCGCGTGCGGGCCGGGGAAGCCCAGGCTGGTGTGCTCCAGCGCGGTGGGGAGCTGGTCTTACTCGCAGGAGAGGCGACAGAGGGTGTGCTCAGGGGAGGGGCCGCCCAAGACCGACCTCATCGCCTTCAGTCCTAGTGTTCCCCCAGGTTTGAATTCTGGAGATATTGGAGACCAACAGGAGTTTTTCGAGAAA TCTTCAGATGCTTGA